One window of Cucurbita pepo subsp. pepo cultivar mu-cu-16 chromosome LG19, ASM280686v2, whole genome shotgun sequence genomic DNA carries:
- the LOC111781190 gene encoding ACT domain-containing protein ACR1-like, translating to MMETVYQPCYVDSQLELLIERIYPPRVCIDNDTFKDCTLVKVDSANKHGILLEMVQVLTDLDLVISKSYISSDGGWFMDVFHVTDQLGNKLTDESLIHYIQQALCANRREGSSRTVRTCMGREMLPRHMSSEHAAAEIIGTDRPGLLSEIFAVLVDLGCNITAAVAWTHHKSAASIIYIDEGWNGGAIKDVKRLAHVQEQLENVVGAHNGLGETSSVRLTAPSAGRTHNERRLHQLMYANGDYEQCRCRDDSEICKKSCTRTHVRIESCNEKGYSIINVKSRDRSKLLFDTVCALTDLQYIVFHAAVGSNGTVAYQEYFIRHIGGCILDTEFERTRLSQALVAAIERRASHGVRLELRAQNRMGLLSDLTRIFRENGLSISAINIETSGERVVGSFYVMDASGNDVDRQTVELVIKEIGGSISVVQEPPNWTARPSSAREKQGIEVTRIEDKPRFSLGNLLWSQLERLSSNFGSIRS from the exons ATGATGGAAACTGTGTATCAGCCTTGTTACGTGGATTCCCAGTTGGAATTACTTATTGAAAGAATTTACCCACCCag AGTTTGCATCGACAATGATACCTTCAAGGATTGCACGCTTGTCAAG GTTGACAGTGCAAACAAACATGGAATTCTACTTGAGATGGTCCAGGTTTTGACGGATCTCGACCTCGTAATTTCCAAATCTTACATTTCTTCTGACGGCGGATGGTTTATGGACG TTTTCCATGTGACAGATCAGCTGGGCAATAAACTCACTGATGAAAGTCTCATACATTACATCCAACAG GCATTGTGTGCAAATAGGAGAGAAGGGTCATCAAGAACAGTGAGAACGTGCATGGGAAGGGAAATGTTGCCTCGTCACATGTCATCGGAGCACGCGGCGGCGGAGATCATCGGAACCGATCGGCCAGGTCTCTTGTCGGAGATATTCGCCGTGCTAGTTGATTTGGGCTGCAATATCACGGCGGCCGTGGCATGGACTCACCATAAAAGTGCAGCCTCCATTATCTACATCGATGAAGGTTGGAATGGTGGAGCCATCAAGGACGTAAAACGGCTGGCCCATGTGCAGGAGCAACTTGAGAACGTGGTAGGCGCCCATAATGGACTAGGCGAAACAAGCAGCGTGAGGTTGACAGCTCCATCAGCTGGACGGACCCACAACGAGCGACGGCTCCACCAGCTGATGTATGCCAACGGCGACTATGAACAATGTCGGTGTCGAGACGATAGTGAAATATGTAAAAAGAGTTGTACTCGCACGCATGTAAGGATAGAAAGTTGCAATGAGAAAGGATATTCAATTATCAATGTCAAGAGTAGGGACCGTTCAAAGCTGCTGTTCGATACGGTTTGCGCCCTTACCGACTTGCAATATATAGTGTTTCATGCTGCAGTAGGTTCGAATGGCACTGTAGCTTATCAG GAGTATTTCATTCGGCATATAGGTGGCTGCATCTTAGACACAGAGTTTGAAAGAACCAGGCTTTCACAGGCCCTTGTTGCAGCCATAGAAAGAAGAGCTTCACAT GGAGTGAGGCTGGAACTTCGAGCTCAAAATCGAATGGGATTGTTATCAGACCTCACACGGATCTTCCGGGAGAACGGTCTCTCGATCTCGGCAATCAATATCGAAACCAGTGGTGAGAGAGTTGTTGGGTCCTTTTATGTCATGGATGCGTCGGGGAATGATGTGGATCGGCAGACAGTGGAGTTGGTGATCAAAGAGATTGGAGGATCAATTAGTGTAGTTCAAGAGCCTCCAAATTGGACTGCTCGACCCTCCTCTGCAAGAGAGAAACAGGGGATTGAAGTAACAAGAATAGAAGATAAGCCAAGATTCTCATTAGGCAACTTGCTGTGGTCGCAACTTGAACGACTTTCCAGTAACTTTGGTTCTATAAGATCATGA
- the LOC111782073 gene encoding phytosulfokines-like, with protein sequence MASKFITFLSLISLLLLLLSNSPSAYAARPVPTVSSDAPATQIPNQGLETDQSDSEMMDERCHGVGEEECLIRRTLAAHLDYVYTQKHKP encoded by the exons ATGGCTTCTAAATTCATCACCTTTCTCTCCCTAAtctccctcctcctcctcctcctctccaaCAGCCCGTCTGCCTACGCTGCCCGCCCCGTTCCCACCGTTTCATCCGACGCACCAGCTACCCAAATCCCAAATCAG GGATTGGAAACAGATCAAAGTGATAGTGAGATGATGGATGAGAGGTGCCATGGAGTTGGGGAAGAAGAGTGCTTGATCAGAAGAACTCTAGCTGCCCACTTAGATTATGTGTATACTCAAAAGCATAAGCCATAG
- the LOC111781897 gene encoding basic leucine zipper 4-like: MLSTFPTGSSYEAMLENPFPAFDNASTPWECHDHEFLPALFQIPEQTGLDIFQTRKPVISSSSSENRDEPEEKMEVIDERKRRRIESNRESARRSRMRKQKHLQNLSNLLNKLRVENKELSKRFRFTMYQANRIRSENDNLLTEHEILRRKLLYSRGELISRQFQRRQFGYNQQQQIPAPTLPQSQYILYNNKNFINC, from the coding sequence ATGTTGTCCACTTTTCCAACCGGTTCTTCGTACGAGGCCATGCTGGAAAACCCATTTCCGGCTTTCGACAACGCCTCGACGCCGTGGGAATGCCACGACCATGAATTCTTGCCGGCTTTGTTCCAGATTCCGGAACAAACCGGATTGGACATATTCCAAACCCGAAAACCGGTGATTTCAAGTTCGAGTTCTGAAAACCGGGATGAACCGGAGGAAAAGATGGAGGTGATAGACGAGAGAAAACGGCGGCGGATAGAGTCGAACCGGGAGTCGGCAAGGCGGTCCCGGATGCGAAAACAGAAGCACTTACAAAACTTAAGCAACTTGTTGAACAAGCTGAGAGTTGAAAACAAAGAGCTTTCAAAGCGGTTCCGGTTCACGATGTATCAGGCGAACCGTATACGGTCGGAAAACGACAATCTCCTGACAGAACACGAAATTCTGCGGCGGAAACTTTTGTACAGCCGTGGAGAATTAATTTCCCGACAATTCCAACGACGACAATTCGGTTAcaaccaacaacaacaaatccCCGCGCCGACTCTCCCCCAATCGCAATACATCCTTTATAACAACAAAAACTTCATTAATTGCTAA
- the LOC111780980 gene encoding growth-regulating factor 1-like: protein MDFGVVGLDSFVDSSDAPSPYPETKLKSLGSAFSKQDRSGFVDDDDWSNSKIPKTDTTLSASKTMPLHQGFPLLRSNALLSTDGRQKEHMLSFSSLKSDTSLQTKDSELIARSLQTSIYPYHQHKSSPYSRNTGCVSGSYSGSMHGAVAGIRAPFTQSQWIELEHQALIYKYLSSNVPVPSNLLIPLKKSLYPYGLTCSSAGSLPPNTRWGSFHLGFSGNTDPEPGRCRRTDGKKWRCSRDAVADQKYCERHINRGRHRSRKPVEGQTGHSVPGTTNPTAMVATMTTSLSSTVMPSGGASNNNLPIIQHQHQLKSLHPGAASNPGVDAPVNRLLNKETVCSRIQEPGGLSMISSTVNLMSSSDKSGAKHEISLGESTQSEFGLVSTDSLLNPSQRGSYANPKNFDSFLIFNDQETQDQDQHPLRQFCEDWPKDQSSRSVMTWPEEFKSDWTQLSMSIPMSNFSSSSSSPTQEKLVQSPLRLSKEEVEPMEMNLGVSRNDGEVAQKQMSWGGSMGGPLGEALTNANSCVKGSKVPPSLNLLAEGWDGGQLGSSPTGVLQKATFCSLSNSS from the exons ATGGACTTTGGGGTAGTGGGGTTGGATAGTTTTGTGGATTCTAGCGATGCCCCTTCTCCTTACCCTGAAACTAAGCTCAAATCTCTTGGATCTGCTTTCTCTAAGCAGGATAGATCTGGgtttgttgatgatgatgactGGAGCAACTCCAAGATTCCCAAAACTGATACCACTCTCTCCGCTTCTAAGACAATGCCGCTTCATCAAGGCTTCCCTTTGCTGAGATCTAATGCTTTGCTCTCTACTGATGGCCGCCAAAAGGAACACATGCTTAGCTTCTCTTCACTCAAATCTGACACTTCCTTGCAGACTAAAGACTCTGAGCTGATTGCAAGGAGTCTCCAAACCTCCATTTACCCTTACCATCAACACAAATCTTCACCCTACTCTAGAAATACAG GATGTGTTTCTGGAAGCTATAGTGGTAGCATGCATGGGGCTGTAGCTGGGATTAGAGCACCATTTACACAATCTCAATGGATTGAGCTTGAACATCAGGCATTGATCTACAAATACCTCTCTTCAAATGTGCCTGTTCCTTCTAATTTGCTCATTCCCCTCAAGAAATCTCTATATCCCTATGGCTTGACCTGCTCTTCTGCCGGATCCTTGCCTCCAAACACAA GGTGGGGTTCTTTTCATTTGGGTTTCTCTGGCAACACTGATCCTGAACCGGGAAGATGTCGTCGAACCGATGGAAAGAAATGGCGGTGCTCTAGAGATGCCGTTGCTGATCAGAAGTATTGTGAAAGGCATATAAACAGGGGCCGCCATCGTTCAAGAAAGCCTGTGGAAGGCCAGACTGGCCATTCCGTCCCTGGGACCACGAATCCAACAGCCATGGTGGCAACGATGACTACATCGTTGTCATCAACGGTGATGCCCAGCGGCGGTGCATCCAACAATAACCTCCCTATCATTCAACACCAACACCAGCTCAAGAGTTTGCACCCCGGTGCTGCTTCCAATCCTGGTGTTGACGCCCCCGTCAATAG GTTGCTAAACAAAGAAACTGTGTGTAGCAGAATCCAGGAGCCTGGGGGCCTCTCAATGATCTCTTCCACCGTCAACCTCATGTCATCTAGTGATAAATCTGGTGCAAAACATGAGATTTCATTAGGAGAATCCACACAATCTGAATTTGGACTTGTTTCCACTGATTCCCTTCTAAATCCTTCACAAAGGGGCTCGTATGCCAATCCCAAGAACTTCGACTCGTTCCTAATCTTCAACGACCAGGAAACTCAAGACCAAGACCAACATCCACTTAGACAATTCTGTGAAGACTGGCCCAAGGATCAGTCGAGTCGTTCGGTCATGACCTGGCCGGAAGAATTTAAGTCGGATTGGACACAGCTGTCCATGTCGATACCAATGTCTAATTTCTCGTCATCGTCATCGTCACCAACCCAGGAGAAGCTAGTTCAATCCCCACTCAGGTTGTCAAAGGAGGAGGTTGAGCCAATGGAGATGAATTTAGGGGTAAGCAGGAATGATGGTGAGGTAGCTCAAAAGCAAATGTCTTGGGGAGGTTCAATGGGGGGTCCTTTAGGAGAGGCATTGACCAACGCCAACAGCTGTGTGAAGGGAAGTAAAGTGCCACCATCACTGAACCTGTTGGCTGAAGGATGGGATGGTGGTCAGCTCGGATCATCGCCTACCGGTGTGTTGCAAAAGGCGACGTTCTGTTCCCTGTCGAACAGCAGTTGA
- the LOC111780969 gene encoding AP2-like ethylene-responsive transcription factor ANT isoform X1 — protein sequence MNNVNGNNCNWLGFSVSPNVNMELSSSSAAAASPSIPANLFHSPSQYNYGIYYGVDGEHGGFYSPLSVMPLKSDGSICSMEALSRQHPEAVSSSTPKLEDFFGGATMGSHHYESNAREAIALSLDSIFCHQNPTHEPNNQPYAHFSSLRSREVMLQDSKVILPDGCNLQQEQQQQHPTVAESEISGMKNWAVPRGYAATDNSSFEQKMVSFMSENGGESGPINAMAYGDLQSLSLSMTMSPSSQSSCVTVTQHVSPAMGDCSAMDSKKRIHEKLDQKQIVHRKSLDTFGQRTSQYRGVTRHRWTGRYEAHLWDNSCKKEGQSRKGRQVYLGGYDMEEKAARAYDLAALKYWGPSTHINFPLENYQKELEEMKNMSRQEYVAHLRRRSSGFSRGASIYRGVTRSNKSQLKALHHQHGRWQARIGRVAGNKDLYLGTFSTQEEAAEAYDIAAIKFRGMNAVTNFDITRYDVERIIASNTLLSGDVAKRKQQPDFNNESLSESPPTHNSNAEASMPLPSQSSQSESDWKMALYQSSQQQLIPKPRLLSAITDDGSQLGVEDSAKMMGAHFSNASSMVTSCSLSSSREESPDKTSLSMVFGMPQPTSRPFAAPASNMNSSSWIASAQQLRAANCMSQLPVFAGWTDT from the exons ATGAATAATGTTAATGGCAACAACTGTAACTGGTTAGGTTTCTCTGTGTCCCCTAACGTTAACATGgagctttcttcttcctctgctgctgctgcctCCCCTTCAATTCCTGCAAATCTTTTTCACTCCCCATCTCAGTATAACTATGGCATTTACTATGGTGTTGATGGAGAACATGGTGGTTTTTATTCACCATTGTCTGTCATGCCGCTCAAGTCTGATGGTTCAATTTGTTCAATGGAAGCTCTCAGCAGGCAGCACCCAGAAG CGGTGAGTAGCTCTACTCCAAAACTAGAGGATTTCTTTGGTGGTGCTACTATGGGGTCCCATCACTATGAAAGCAATGCCAGGGAAGCTATTGCTCTCAGCTTAGACAGTATATTTTGCCATCAAAACCCAACTCATGAGCCCAACAACCAACCCTATGCACATTTTTCATCCTTAAGAAGCCGTGAAGTGATGCTTCAAGACTCGAAGGTTATTCTGCCCGATGGGTGCAATCTGCAGCAGgagcaacagcagcagcaccCAACAGTGGCAGAGAGTGAGATTTCTGGTATGAAGAATTGGGCTGTTCCTAGGGGCTATGCTGCCACTGACAATAGTTCCTTCGAACAGAAGATGGTGAGTTTCATGAGTGAAAATGGTGGTGAATCTGGTCCCATTAATGCCATGGCTTATGGAGATTTACAGTCATTGAGCTTGTCCATGACTATGAGTCCCAGCTCTCAATCAAGCTGCGTCACAGTCACACAGCATGTCTCACCTGCCATGGGTGACTGTTCTGCCATGgattcaaagaaaagaatccaTGAGAAGTTGGATCAGAAGCAAATTGTTCATAGGAAGTCTTTAGATACCTTTGGTCAGAGAACCTCACAGTATAGAGGGGTTACAAG GCACAGATGGACGGGTAGGTATGAAGCACATTTATGGGACAACAGTTGCAAGAAAGAAGGTCAAAGCAGGAAGGGAAGgcaag TGTACCTTG GAGGTTATGATATGGAAGAGAAAGCCGCTAGAGCTTATGATCTTGCTGCACTCAAGTACTGGGGACCCTCCACCCACATTAACTTTCCT TTGGAGAACTATCAGAAAGAATTAGAGGAAATGAAAAACATGAGTAGGCAGGAATATGTTGCTCATCTGAGAAG GAGAAGCAGCGGATTCTCAAGGGGGGCCTCGATTTACAGAGGCGTAACAAGGTCTAATAAGTCTCAACTCAAAGCTTT ACATCATCAACATGGAAGATGGCAGGCTCGGATAGGCCGAGTTGCTGGTAACAAAGATCTGTATCTTGGGACATTCA GTACTCAAGAGGAAGCGGCCGAGGCCTACGACATAGCAGCCATAAAATTTCGAGGAATGAATGCAGTTACTAATTTTGATATCACAAGGTATGACGTCGAGCGGATCATTGCTAGCAACACGCTTCTTAGTGGCGATGTAGCTAAAAGAAAGCAGCAGCCGGATTTTAATAATGAATCTCTTAGTGAAAGCCCTCCTACTCACAACAGCAATGCAGAGGCCTCTATGCCTTTGCCCTCACAGAGTAGTCAAAGTGAATCAGACTGGAAGATGGCTCTCTATCAGTCATCCCAGCAGCAGCTCATTCCAAAGCCTCGGTTGTTGTCTGCAATAACCGACGATGGTTCACAGCTAGGAGTCGAAGACTCGGCCAAAATGATGGGAGCTCATTTCTCCAATGCATCTTCAATGGTGACCAGCTGCAGCTTGAGCAGCTCAAGGGAGGAGAGTCCAGACAAGACAAGCCTTTCAATGGTTTTCGGAATGCCTCAACCGACATCTAGGCCGTTTGCTGCCCCAGCTAGTAATATGAACTCCTCCTCCTGGATTGCATCTGCCCAACAGTTGAGGGCAGCCAATTGTATGAGCCAGTTGCCAGTTTTTGCTGGGTGGACTGatacttaa
- the LOC111780969 gene encoding AP2-like ethylene-responsive transcription factor ANT isoform X2 codes for MNNVNGNNCNWLGFSVSPNVNMELSSSSAAAASPSIPANLFHSPSQYNYGIYYGVDGEHGGFYSPLSVMPLKSDGSICSMEALSRQHPEAVSSSTPKLEDFFGGATMGSHHYESNAREAIALSLDSIFCHQNPTHEPNNQPYAHFSSLRSREVMLQDSKVILPDGCNLQQEQQQQHPTVAESEISGMKNWAVPRGYAATDNSSFEQKMVSFMSENGGESGPINAMAYGDLQSLSLSMTMSPSSQSSCVTVTQHVSPAMGDCSAMDSKKRIHEKLDQKQIVHRKSLDTFGQRTSQYRGVTRHRWTGRYEAHLWDNSCKKEGQSRKGRQVYLGGYDMEEKAARAYDLAALKYWGPSTHINFPLENYQKELEEMKNMSRQEYVAHLRRRSSGFSRGASIYRGVTRHHQHGRWQARIGRVAGNKDLYLGTFSTQEEAAEAYDIAAIKFRGMNAVTNFDITRYDVERIIASNTLLSGDVAKRKQQPDFNNESLSESPPTHNSNAEASMPLPSQSSQSESDWKMALYQSSQQQLIPKPRLLSAITDDGSQLGVEDSAKMMGAHFSNASSMVTSCSLSSSREESPDKTSLSMVFGMPQPTSRPFAAPASNMNSSSWIASAQQLRAANCMSQLPVFAGWTDT; via the exons ATGAATAATGTTAATGGCAACAACTGTAACTGGTTAGGTTTCTCTGTGTCCCCTAACGTTAACATGgagctttcttcttcctctgctgctgctgcctCCCCTTCAATTCCTGCAAATCTTTTTCACTCCCCATCTCAGTATAACTATGGCATTTACTATGGTGTTGATGGAGAACATGGTGGTTTTTATTCACCATTGTCTGTCATGCCGCTCAAGTCTGATGGTTCAATTTGTTCAATGGAAGCTCTCAGCAGGCAGCACCCAGAAG CGGTGAGTAGCTCTACTCCAAAACTAGAGGATTTCTTTGGTGGTGCTACTATGGGGTCCCATCACTATGAAAGCAATGCCAGGGAAGCTATTGCTCTCAGCTTAGACAGTATATTTTGCCATCAAAACCCAACTCATGAGCCCAACAACCAACCCTATGCACATTTTTCATCCTTAAGAAGCCGTGAAGTGATGCTTCAAGACTCGAAGGTTATTCTGCCCGATGGGTGCAATCTGCAGCAGgagcaacagcagcagcaccCAACAGTGGCAGAGAGTGAGATTTCTGGTATGAAGAATTGGGCTGTTCCTAGGGGCTATGCTGCCACTGACAATAGTTCCTTCGAACAGAAGATGGTGAGTTTCATGAGTGAAAATGGTGGTGAATCTGGTCCCATTAATGCCATGGCTTATGGAGATTTACAGTCATTGAGCTTGTCCATGACTATGAGTCCCAGCTCTCAATCAAGCTGCGTCACAGTCACACAGCATGTCTCACCTGCCATGGGTGACTGTTCTGCCATGgattcaaagaaaagaatccaTGAGAAGTTGGATCAGAAGCAAATTGTTCATAGGAAGTCTTTAGATACCTTTGGTCAGAGAACCTCACAGTATAGAGGGGTTACAAG GCACAGATGGACGGGTAGGTATGAAGCACATTTATGGGACAACAGTTGCAAGAAAGAAGGTCAAAGCAGGAAGGGAAGgcaag TGTACCTTG GAGGTTATGATATGGAAGAGAAAGCCGCTAGAGCTTATGATCTTGCTGCACTCAAGTACTGGGGACCCTCCACCCACATTAACTTTCCT TTGGAGAACTATCAGAAAGAATTAGAGGAAATGAAAAACATGAGTAGGCAGGAATATGTTGCTCATCTGAGAAG GAGAAGCAGCGGATTCTCAAGGGGGGCCTCGATTTACAGAGGCGTAACAAG ACATCATCAACATGGAAGATGGCAGGCTCGGATAGGCCGAGTTGCTGGTAACAAAGATCTGTATCTTGGGACATTCA GTACTCAAGAGGAAGCGGCCGAGGCCTACGACATAGCAGCCATAAAATTTCGAGGAATGAATGCAGTTACTAATTTTGATATCACAAGGTATGACGTCGAGCGGATCATTGCTAGCAACACGCTTCTTAGTGGCGATGTAGCTAAAAGAAAGCAGCAGCCGGATTTTAATAATGAATCTCTTAGTGAAAGCCCTCCTACTCACAACAGCAATGCAGAGGCCTCTATGCCTTTGCCCTCACAGAGTAGTCAAAGTGAATCAGACTGGAAGATGGCTCTCTATCAGTCATCCCAGCAGCAGCTCATTCCAAAGCCTCGGTTGTTGTCTGCAATAACCGACGATGGTTCACAGCTAGGAGTCGAAGACTCGGCCAAAATGATGGGAGCTCATTTCTCCAATGCATCTTCAATGGTGACCAGCTGCAGCTTGAGCAGCTCAAGGGAGGAGAGTCCAGACAAGACAAGCCTTTCAATGGTTTTCGGAATGCCTCAACCGACATCTAGGCCGTTTGCTGCCCCAGCTAGTAATATGAACTCCTCCTCCTGGATTGCATCTGCCCAACAGTTGAGGGCAGCCAATTGTATGAGCCAGTTGCCAGTTTTTGCTGGGTGGACTGatacttaa
- the LOC111781846 gene encoding inactive LRR receptor-like serine/threonine-protein kinase BIR2 — translation MVGWTLLIFGLWASAALPLSSSDPNDEACLTNLSQSLEDPTNSLHNWTKSNLANPCNGFNSYIHGATCNSGRIYKLSLNNLSLRGSISPFLANCTNLQALDLSSNFLTGPIPSDLQYLVNLAVLNLSANRLTDQIPQELAFCAYLNVIDLHDNLLTGQIPQRLGLLVRLSTFDVSNNRLSGPIPSTLGNRSGNLPKFNASSFVGNKDLYGFPLAPMKNKGLSIIAIVGIGLGSGLVSLVLSFTAVCIWLKITERKMVVEEGKISHLMPDY, via the coding sequence ATGGTTGGTTGGACACTGTTGATCTTCGGCTTGTGGGCTTCCGCCGCTCTCCCTTTGTCGTCTTCAGATCCCAACGACGAGGCTTGTCTCACTAATCTAAGCCAATCTTTAGAAGACCCAACTAACTCTCTCCACAACTGGACCAAATCCAACCTCGCCAACCCTTGCAATGGCTTCAACTCTTACATTCATGGCGCCACTTGCAACAGTGGCCGTATTTACAAGCTTTCCCTCAATAATCTCTCCCTCCGCGGCTCTATTTCCCCTTTTCTTGCTAACTGCACCAATTTACAAGCCCTCGACCTCTCCTCCAATTTTCTCACAGGCCCCATCCCTTCCGACCTTCAATATCTCGTTAATCTCGCTGTTCTCAACCTCTCTGCCAATCGCCTCACTGACCAGATCCCTCAGGAGCTCGCATTTTGTGCTTATTTGAATGTTATTGATCTCCACGATAATTTGCTAACTGGCCAGATACCTCAACGATTGGGTCTTCTCGTTAGGCTCTCCACTTTCGACGTATCTAATAATCGTCTCTCCGGACCAATCCCCTCCACTCTCGGCAATCGAAGCGGCAATTTGCCTAAATTTAACGCCTCCTCCTTCGTAGGCAACAAGGATCTCTACGGCTTCCCTTTGGCGCCAATGAAGAACAAGGGGCTTTCCATTATTGCCATTGTTGGAATCGGTTTAGGGAGTGGACTTGTCAGCTTGGTGTTGAGCTTCACTGCCGTTTGtatttggttgaaaattaCTGAACGGAAGATGGTggttgaagaagggaaaattAGTCATCTCATGCCTGATTATTGA